In a genomic window of Zestosphaera sp.:
- a CDS encoding monovalent cation/H+ antiporter complex subunit F, with protein MNSELYLLVVFWALPVYLTAFTLYSVRAVKGPTIPDSVLAIDAMSYDLAAFITILSILFRSPILIAVAIVLALWVFALDIYVAKYLESREMGE; from the coding sequence GTGAATTCTGAGCTGTATTTACTAGTGGTCTTTTGGGCGTTACCTGTCTACTTGACAGCGTTTACACTATATTCTGTGAGAGCCGTTAAGGGACCCACAATACCTGATAGCGTGTTAGCTATAGACGCCATGAGTTACGACTTAGCTGCTTTCATAACTATCTTAAGCATACTCTTCCGCTCCCCTATTTTGATAGCCGTAGCTATTGTCTTGGCTTTATGGGTATTTGCTCTAGATATTTACGTAGCTAAATATCTCGAGTCTAGAGAGATGGGTGAATGA